CCGTCGTTGAACTAGTTAACGACGAAGATCAAATAGCAAAAAACACCTTGACAACCAGGGGCATATTCTATAGATAAAGCCCTCTTTCACGGCTGTACGCTGTAAATACCGATATTCTTGGGCCGGTAGCTCAGTCGGTAGAGCATCGGACTGAAAATCCGAGTGTCGACAGTTCGATTCTGTCCTGGCCCACCATTAAAAACAGGGGGTTGCAAGTCGCAGCGGCGGTTTGTGACCCCTTGTTTTTTTGTTATTGTGATAAAACTATGAAGAAAGTCCCTTATTTTCACATACTGCTTTTTGCTGCCACCTGTATTACGACTCTTGCGGCCGGTGCGCTCCAAAGAGGGAGTAACATATTTGGATCGCCGGGAAAGCTTCTGGATGGACTCCCTTTTGCTGGAACTCTCATGGTGATACTGACTGTTCACGAACTAGCCCACTACGTGGCATCAAGAAGGCACCATGTCTCTGCAACTCTGCCCTACTTTATTCCTGCGCCATCTCTTATAGGCACATTTGGTGCTTTTATTAAAATGACTTCTCCGATCATGAAACGCAGTGCGCTTATAGACATAGGGGCTTCTGGACCAATTGCAGGGTTTATCGTGTCATTGATAGCCAGTATAGTTGGGCTTAGCATGTCTGAGACTGTTCCTCTAGCAAAGATCCAGGACGCGATTGTGCTGGGTGATTCCCTGCTGTTTTCCTTCCTCTCGCGGATCATTGTGGGTCACTTGCCGGATACGGTGGACATACTTCTCCACCCCGTTGCCTTCGCTGGCTGGATCGGCCTATTTGTGACGTCTCTTAATCTTTTGCCCATAGGTCAGCTTGATGGCGGACATATAGCCTTTGCAATCTTAGGTGATCGTCACAGGTACGTTTCCATGACTCTCGTTGCCATCCTTGCAGTATTTGGTTTCTTTGGTATCATCGGGTTATATGGATGGGAAGGGTGGGCACTCTGGGCGTTATTGATGCTATTTCTCGGGATAAAACACCCACCTGTGCTCTACTGGGAAATGCCGATAGACCCTACCAGAAGATATATTGCCCTTATCTCCCTCCTGATATTTATCATCACCTTTATCCCCGCCCCTTTCAAGATATAACGGGAATGGAGCTAAGCCTGTTCAAATACAAGTGTTGATACTGGATCTCCGGAGC
Above is a genomic segment from Deltaproteobacteria bacterium containing:
- a CDS encoding site-2 protease family protein, which produces MKKVPYFHILLFAATCITTLAAGALQRGSNIFGSPGKLLDGLPFAGTLMVILTVHELAHYVASRRHHVSATLPYFIPAPSLIGTFGAFIKMTSPIMKRSALIDIGASGPIAGFIVSLIASIVGLSMSETVPLAKIQDAIVLGDSLLFSFLSRIIVGHLPDTVDILLHPVAFAGWIGLFVTSLNLLPIGQLDGGHIAFAILGDRHRYVSMTLVAILAVFGFFGIIGLYGWEGWALWALLMLFLGIKHPPVLYWEMPIDPTRRYIALISLLIFIITFIPAPFKI